From one Macrobrachium rosenbergii isolate ZJJX-2024 chromosome 52, ASM4041242v1, whole genome shotgun sequence genomic stretch:
- the LOC136833790 gene encoding dorsal-ventral patterning tolloid-like protein 1 has product MQKTRCNETGCPKHKKTTLQFPPKPLRMAVTENLKLWEGGRVPYTVGFNREDNLYVYDNIMAAISTINELNCVEFYEAKSETDAVRITLGPDYSSHCGRQGGVQDLTVSSDNSNIGTILHELMHTLGFGHEHNRPDRDNYIIILWDNIQDKAKPYFQKYTHGDFTDNGLEYDYKSIMHATNQQNPDIFIDLTKPIMTRINGALDVGQRAYLTELDKERIKKTYRCGICNDNLQDGLLFRYPGNCEKYYQCAHGQAFVMECPVKLHFTEEKMYCDYPSVANCAK; this is encoded by the exons ATGCAGAAAACTCGGTGTAATGAGACAGGATGCCCCAAGCATAAGAAAACAACTTTACAATTTCCTCCTAAG CCTCTGAGAATGGCGGTCACGGAAAACCTTAAGCTGTGGGAAGGTGGGAGAGTTCCCTACACCGTAGGTTTCAACCGAGAGGACAATCTTTACG TTTATGACAACATCATGGCAGCCATCAGTACAATCAATGAACTAAACTGCGTCGAATTCTACGAAGCCAAGTCTGAGACAGATGCTGTCAGGATTACCCTTGGTCCTGATTATTCATCGCACTGTGGAAGGCAGGGAGGCGTCCAGGACCTCACAGTTTCAAGCGATAACAGTAACATAGGAACCATCTTGCACGAACTCATGCACACATTAG GTTTCGGTCACGAACACAACCGTCCGGACAGAGACAATTACATCATAATTCTCTGGGATAACATTCAGGACAAAGCAAAACCTTACTTCCAGAAATACAC GCATGGTGACTTCACCGATAACGGTCTGGAGTATGATTACAAGAGCATTATGCATGCAACTAATCAGCAAAATCCAGATATCTTTATTGACCTGACTAAACCTATCATGACTAGAATCAATGGAGCCTTGG ATGTGGGTCAAAGGGCCTACCTCACTGAACTGGACAAGGAACGGATAAAGAAAACCTACAGATGTGGTATCTGCAACGACAATCTACAAG ATGGCCTCCTGTTCCGCTACCCTGGAAACTGCGAAAAATACTACCAGTGCGCCCACGGCCAAGCGTTTGTGATGGAGTGTCCTGTTAAACTTCACTTCACTGAGGAGAAAATGTACTGCGATTACCCATCAGTAGCAAACTGTGCAAAGTGA